The Sporosarcina luteola DNA window GCGAAGAGCATATTCTCCTCATACACTTGCTTCGTATGATCCTCGTCCATTTTTTGCAGCATCCCATTCATCAATGTCGATTTGCCAGCATTCGTATATCCGACGATCGATACGACAGGGATGCCGCTTTTCTTCCGTTGCTTCCGCTGTGTATCACGCCGATCGCGTACATGCTCTAGATCCTTCCGAAGCTTCGCAATCTGGTCTTCGATTTTCCGACGGTCAAGCTCAAGCTTTGTCTCCCCGGCCCCTTTGTTCTGGAAGCCGCCACCCGTTCCGCCCCCTTGCCTGCTCAAAGACGCACGCAAACCGACGAGCCGTGGAAGCGTATATTGAAGTTGGGCCAACTCGACTTGCATCCTCGCTTCATGCGTCCGTGCCCGTCTCGCAAATATATCGAGGATGAGCATCGTCCGGTCAATGACCTTCACTTCCAGCTCCTGTTCCAAGTTACGGATTTGGGACGGGGAAAGCTCATCATTGAAAATGATCAGATTCGCATCCGTCTCCTCGTAAAACCGCTTAATTTCTGCGATCTTCCCTTTTCCGACATACGTGGTCGGGTGCCTTCGCTCCAAATTTTGCGTTACCGTACCGACGACTTGCACATCGATAGCCTCCGCCAAATTCTGCAACTCTTCCATCTCATAATCAAAATGCTCATTATTCTGTTCCTGCACGCCGACAAGAACTGCATATTCCACTAAAATCTCCATAAGCAAACCCCTTTCCTACCATCTACCGAATTACGACTTCCTGCAATCTATTCTTTCCGGTTTCTTGTTCGATGAACCGAAGCCGGACATCCCCGATCATAATATCGTTCAAGTCCCCGACCTTTTGTGATAGGAGGATTGCCCATTCACCCGTATCCCGGAGCGGATCTTCTACCGCGAAAACGCACTCACGGATCTCTAATTTTTCATTATCCGAAGTCAATGCCCCCTCCGATCGCAACTGCTCGAAACGTATTTCCTCAGGTGTTTCCCATTCAATGAAAAAAGGATAAGGCAACTCATCGGAAACTGGCTGATCGACAAAAAGCATTTTCCATTTCTTCAGCTCTCCACTCGCAGTCCGACGCTCTGCATCCAACACGCCGGAAGTCGCAAACCCTTTGTTTGTAATATCCTCATTAAATTGCTCAATATCGGTTACGGATAAACATAACGTACCCCATCCATCCTTTTCCTTCAAATCATGAAGCAGTAGACGAGTCAATGGATGATCAACTTGCTCTGCAACCTCGGGGCGTTCTACGGATAACCATTCCACATACGCATTCTTCACATACAGCAATGCGTTCTGCGTCCCCCATTTTTCATGCTTTCCACCGACAATCGCCTGTCTTCCTGCTTTCCTTTGGTCCTCGACGACTTCTTCAGGGCTTTTTGATGTGAAATAAACAACATGGTCCAGTTTCATCCAATCCATCCCCCTCTTATGAATAGATTACCATATCCATCAAAAAACGACCTCCGCTCGTGCACTGGAGGTCGTTTCCATTATCGTTCTTTTTTTAATAAAACTGTCGCATCGTAGAATTCCTTATCGATTTCCGCGTTTGGACGATACGTCAGCAAGCTGACGAAATACGTTACGACTAGGCAGATCAGGAAGCCCGGCACGATTTCATAAAGTGCATCAGACAACGCATCGATTGTACCCCAAATACCGACAGTGATCGCACCTGCAATCATTCCCCATAATGCGCCAGTTGCCGTCAGTTTGCGCCAATAAAGGGATAACAAGATAATCGGTCCGAATGCTCCGCCGAAGCCCGCCCATGCAAATGATACAAGTTTCAAGATCGATTCATTGTTCGGCCAAGCGAGCGCCATCGCGACTAATGAAACGACAAGAACCGCCATCCTTCCGAGGAAGACATATCGTTTATCTGTCGCATCCGACTTGATGATCGCCTTATACAAGTCTTCGATAAGCGCAGAAGAGGTGACGATCAATTGTGAAGAAATCGTACTCATAATAGCAGCAAGCACCGCCGCAAGCATGATTCCTGCAATGAATGGGTGGAAAATGATCTGCCCTAGTGCGATGAACACCGTTTCCTCATCGACCAATTCGGCACCAGCATTTTGCTGGAAATAAGCAATTCCCACCAGCGCGGTAGCGATTGCACCGAACAAGCTCAACGCCATCCAACCAATTCCAATCCGACGTGCACTTTTCGTCTCCTTGACAGATTTGATTGCCATGAAACGGACGATAATGTGCGGCTGTCCGAAATAGCCGAGCCCCCAAGCAACAGAAGATATGACTCCTGCAACAGTTGCCCCTTTGATAAGGCTAAGTCTGGCAGGATCCACTTCTCTGATACTTGCAGCGGTTTCAGCAAAA harbors:
- the hflX gene encoding GTPase HflX — its product is MEILVEYAVLVGVQEQNNEHFDYEMEELQNLAEAIDVQVVGTVTQNLERRHPTTYVGKGKIAEIKRFYEETDANLIIFNDELSPSQIRNLEQELEVKVIDRTMLILDIFARRARTHEARMQVELAQLQYTLPRLVGLRASLSRQGGGTGGGFQNKGAGETKLELDRRKIEDQIAKLRKDLEHVRDRRDTQRKQRKKSGIPVVSIVGYTNAGKSTLMNGMLQKMDEDHTKQVYEENMLFATLDTSVRHLKFADNKEFLLTDTVGFVSKLPHHLIKAFRSTLEEARGADLLLHVVDVSNPEYRYMMEVTNETLHDVGVENITTINVYNKADLAGVPYPRETADSAWISAKEAESLDELLELIKKKIFEQYITCKLLVPFDRGDIVSYLNDKANVKKTEYEEEGTLMTVEMDGSERIKFEEFIISH
- the putP gene encoding sodium/proline symporter PutP encodes the protein MSSDFYQLIAIVVYMVAMLFIGWYAFRKTTNLNDYMLGGRSLGPAVTALSAGAADMSGWLLMGLPGAIYAVGLTEAWIAIGLTVGAYLNWLLVAPRLRVYTQVSSDSITIPSYLESRLKDKSRLLRIASGIIILVFFTFYVSSGMVAGGKFFMSSFGLDYHSGMLIVSAVVVAYTLFGGFLAVSYTDFVQGLTMFFALLLVPIIGLTLTGGFAETAASIREVDPARLSLIKGATVAGVISSVAWGLGYFGQPHIIVRFMAIKSVKETKSARRIGIGWMALSLFGAIATALVGIAYFQQNAGAELVDEETVFIALGQIIFHPFIAGIMLAAVLAAIMSTISSQLIVTSSALIEDLYKAIIKSDATDKRYVFLGRMAVLVVSLVAMALAWPNNESILKLVSFAWAGFGGAFGPIILLSLYWRKLTATGALWGMIAGAITVGIWGTIDALSDALYEIVPGFLICLVVTYFVSLLTYRPNAEIDKEFYDATVLLKKER
- a CDS encoding VOC family protein, which gives rise to MKLDHVVYFTSKSPEEVVEDQRKAGRQAIVGGKHEKWGTQNALLYVKNAYVEWLSVERPEVAEQVDHPLTRLLLHDLKEKDGWGTLCLSVTDIEQFNEDITNKGFATSGVLDAERRTASGELKKWKMLFVDQPVSDELPYPFFIEWETPEEIRFEQLRSEGALTSDNEKLEIRECVFAVEDPLRDTGEWAILLSQKVGDLNDIMIGDVRLRFIEQETGKNRLQEVVIR